GGAGCACTGCGCTCCCCACCTCGCCGATCCGCCTGACCGCGGGCGGCATCATCCGTTCCGAGTGGATCAAGCTCCGCTCCCTCCGTTCGACGATCTGGGCGTACGCGGTCATCCTCGTGCTGCAGATCGCGATCGGGCTGCTCGTGATCTCGTTCACGGTGAGCAACATCGACTCCCCCCGCGGGGAGGCGATCCTCCAGTCCCCGGAGCTCGCCACAGCCGGCGCGACGGCCGGAGTCGTCTTCGCCCAGCTCGTCGTCTCCGTGCTCGGCGTGCTGGTCATCAGCGGCGAGTACTCCACCGGCCAGATCCGTTCGAGTTTCGCCGCGGTGCCCAAGCGACTGCCTGTGCTCTGGGCGAAGCTCGCCGTGTTCGGCGTCGTCACGTTCGTGGTCTCGCTCGTCGGCATCCTGCTCGCCTACGGCGTCACCTACCCGATCCTCGCGAATGCCGGCCACTCGTCGAATCTCTTCGACTCGGCCGTCTTCCTGCCGATCATCGGTGCGGCCGGTTACCTCGCCCTGATCGGGATGCTCGCCCTCGGCCTCGGCGCGATCCTCCGCAGCACCGCCGGTGGTATCGCCGCCTCGCTCGGTCTGCTGCTCGTCGTGCCGGTGATCTTCTCGCTCATTCCGGTGGACTGGGCGCACAGCATCTCCGACTGGCTGCCGGGTTCCGTCGGCCCGGCGATCTACCAGATGAGCGCGACATTCGAATGGTGGCAGGCCCTGCTCATTATGATCGGATGGATCGCCGTCGTCTTCGCCGCGGCCGCCACCCTGATGCGCCGGAGGGATGCCTGAGCATGACGCCTGACGAACGCCCGGTCACCCCGCCTCGAACGGCGACGGTGGCCGGGCGTTCGTCCGTCGGGCAAGGGGCGGTTCCGGTTGCCCGTGGTGCTGCCGGGCCGGGTGCACCCGCGGCGGCTCCGGATGCCCGGATGAGCGACCTCGCCCTGCCGAAGCCACCCGGGGTGTTCCGTTCGTTCTTCGCCCGGCACGCCTGGATCGTGGACGGTTCGATCGTGGTGGTCTACGGGCTGCCCACCATCCTGTTCCTCGGTGTCTCGTTGGCGATGGGACGGGACGACTGGAGCCGCGACCCGCTCCGGGCGGGCGCGGCGATCGCGGGTTCGCTGATCGTGCTCGTCGCCCTCTACCTCCGCCGACGGCATCCGTTCGTGCTCGTCATCGCGACGGGGGTCGGCATCCTCCTGGTCGCCCCGAGCTTCGAGGGCCTCGCCCAGATCCCGTCGGTCGTGGCGCTGTACGGGGTCGCGGTGTACGTGTCGTCGCGGTCGGCCCTGGTCGCGTTCGCGGGCCTCGCGGCGGTGCGCATCCTCGCCGATCTGATTGCTCGTGGCGGCGATCTCGGACAGGTGCTCGTGATGTCCACGGCCTCCATCTTCCTGATGCTGATCGCGACCCTGATCGGCATCAACGTGGGCAACCGCAAGCGGTACGTCGAGGCGCTGCTCGACCGCGCCGCGCAGCTCGGGCGCGAACGGGACCAGCAGGCCCTGCTCTCCTCCGCCTCCGAGCGGGCGCGCATCGCCCGAGAGATGCACGACATCGTGGCACACAGTCTCACGGTGATGGTGGCGCTGGCGGATGGGGCGGACCGCACCGTCGGCCACGATCCGGGCCGCGCCCAGGAGGCGATCCGGCAGGTCGCGGAGACGGGCCGCGTGGCCCTCGCCGACATGCGCGTGGTGCTCGGGGTGCTGGCTGAGCCGCTCGCGCCCGCCCAGGAACCCGCCCGAGAACCCGCCCCGGAACCCGTCCCGGAACCCGTCCAGGGGACCCAAAGTGCTCCTTCCGGGGCCTCTCTGGAGCAATTCGCGTCCCCTCGAGGCCGCGCGACCGCAGGCGCCGACGCATCGCCGTCGCTCACTCCGCAGCCCGGCCACGACGACCTCGACGCGCTCATCGCCTCGTACCGGAGCGCCGGCATGGTGGTCGTGTACACGGTCACGGGGGCGATCAACCCCGATCCGGGCATCCAACTCGCCGTGTTCCGCATCGTGCAGGAGGCTCTCACGAACAGCCTCCGCTACGCGCCCGACCCGAAGCACGTCACGGTCGCCGTCGTGTTCTCCGGGGACGGGATCGCGGTGACCGTCTCCGACCAGGGCCAGTCGCAGGTCGCGGCCCCCTCGATCGGAACCGGCCACGGCATCGTGGGCATGCGGGAGCGCGCGCACGGCTACGGCGGAACCCTCGAGGCAGGCCCGACGACGGCCGGCGGGTGGCAGGTGCGCGCGCGCATCCCGCAGCCGGCGAAACCCGCGGGAGACGCTGAAGACACGGAGGACGCATGACCGACATCCGGCTGCTGCTGGTCGACGACCAGGCGCTGCTCCGCCTCGGGTTCCGCATGGTGCTCGAGGCCGAGCCGGGGTTCGTGGTGGTGGGCGAGGCCTCCGACGGGGCATCCGGTGTGCGCGAGGCGACCGCGCTCCGGCCCGACGTGATCCTGATGGACGTTCGGATGCCCGGCATGAACGGCATCGAGGCGACCCGGGCGATCGTGCGGGAGGTGCCCGAGAGTCGCGTGCTGATCCTCACGACGTTCGACCTCGACGAGTACGCCTTCGAAGCGCTGAGGGCGGGTGCGAGCGGTTTCCTGCTGAAGGATGCCCGGCCTGCCGAGCTCGTCGCGGCGATCAACGCCGTGGCGTCCGGGGATGCCGCGGTCTCGCCGCGCGTCACCCGGCAGCTGTTGGAGCTGTTCGGCCGCGACCTGCCCGGGGCCGGGGCTGGGGCGGGGGCCGGGGCCGGGGGCGGGGCCGGGACGGCAGCAATCGGCGGCGCTGGCGGCGCGACGGGCGCTGAGCGCCGGGAGGGTGCCCCCGGGCATCCGGAGACCGACGGCACCGTGCAGGCCGGCCGCCACGCCAGCAGGATCGCAGCACTCACCGAGCGGGAGCGCGAAGTGCTCGTCGCGATCGCCGAAGGGCTGACGAACACCGAGATCGCCGGCCGGCTCGTCGTTTCGGAGTCGACGGTCAAGTCCCACGTGGGTCGGGTGCTGACGAAGCTGCAGGCGCGCGACAGGGTGCAGGCGGTCATCCTCGCCTACGAGGCCGGGCTGGTCGGGCCGCTCGAGCGCTGAGCGTTTCGGGCGAAAGATCGTGGGAAACGACGGTGCACCGCTATGTTGAGCACAACCGAGGAGCCCAAACATGGGCATATTGCTCTATGGCAACCCCAGCATTGAGATCGATTTCGACGACCGCGCCCTGACCCACCTGCAGATCGTCATCACGGCGAAGCTCCGGCGGCGGGAAAGTTTCGTCTTCTCGTGGACCGACTCGCCGGGCGCCGGCAGCGGTCGCAGTTCGATCTGGGTCGATCCGAGCAGCACCCTCTACTACCGCTTCTACGGCAGCCGGATCCCGTCGATCAACCGTGTGTGGATCGAACGTCTGATGGCGTCCGCGAACAGCGGTGGGGGCCTCTACTTCACTCCGGAGCCGCCCGAGGGGAGATCGTGAGCCCGGTGCGCACCGCGGGAGCGGACACGGTGCTGCCCGGGCCGTAGGCTCGGAACATGGCAGCCCTCCGAACCCTGTACCCCGAGATCGAGCCCGACGAGATCGGCTTCCTGCCGGTCGGTGACGACCAGGAACTCTACTGGGAGACCTCCGGCAACCCCGACGGCAAGCCGGTCGTGTTCCTGCACGGCGGGCCGGGCGGCGGCACCAGCCCCGCGCACCGGCGCCTCTTCGACCCGGCGAAGTACCGCATCGTGCTCTTCGACCAGCGCGGCTGCGGCCAGAGCATCCCGCACGCGTCGACCTCGCCCGACCACCTCGCGTCGAATACGACCTGGCATCTGGTCGAGGACATCGAGAAGCTCCGCTCGCACCTCGGGATCGACCGCTGGATGGTCTTCGGCGGTTCGTGGGGCAGCACGCTCGGGCTCGCCTACGCCCAGACGCACCCTGAGCGCGTCACCGAGCTCGTGCTGCGGGGCATCTTCACGCTCCGGAAGCTCGAACTCGACTGGTTCTACGAAGGCGGGGCGCGGATGATCGTGCCCGACCTGTGGGAGCAGTTCGTGGCGCCCGTGGCGGCGTCGCCGCTTGTTCCGGATGATCGGGGGCACCTGATCCGCGCGTACCACCGGCTGCTGAACGACCCCGACCCGCGGGTGCACGTGCCCGCAGCCGTGGCGTGGTCCACGTGGGAAGCGTCGACGATCACCCTCCTGCCGCGCGCGGAGCTCGTCGCGCGGTTCGCCGAGCCCTCCTACGCGCTCGCGTTCGCGCGCATCGAGAACCACTACTTCCTGAACGGTGGGTGGCTCGACGAGGGGCAGCTGATCGCCGACGCCGGGCGGCTCGCCGGGATCCCCGGGGCGATCATCCAGGGCCGGTACGACCTGTGCACGCCCGCCGTGACGGCGTGGGACCTGCACGAGGCGTGGCCGGAGGCGTCGTTCACGCTGGTGCCCGACGCCGGCCACGCGTTCGACGAGCCGGGCATCCTCGACGCCCTCCTCGAGGCGACGGACCGCTTCGCGGCCTGACGCCGCCGCCCCGCGCCCCGCTCTCGCCGCGCCCCCGCACCCCCGCCCCCTCTCGCCGCGCGCCCTCGCGCCCCCGCGCCCAGCGCCCGCGCGCCCGCCCCGCTACTGTTTGTCGCTTCCGCTACGGCGCGCGCAGGCGCGGAAGCGACAAACGGGCGCGCTTCGACCTGCGCGCGCGAAAGCGGGGGCGGCCCGGGGGAGGGGCCGCCCCCGCGGGGGTGGTGCTGGGATGGTGCTGGGCTGGTGCGCGGGGCGGGTCAGCCGCCGATCGGGGTCGGGTCGACGGGGTTCGGCGGCACCGGCAGGGAGCCGTGGATCTGGTTCTGCGCCTGGCACTGGCTCGTGCAGTTGGTGGCGCCGGCCGAGAGCTCGATGGCGTCCTCGCCGAGCACGCCGCCGAGGCGACCGCCGGGCTGCACGATCCACTTCGTCACGGTGCCGGTCTGCAGGGTCTTCGTCGCGACCTGGGGACTGTCCTTGCCGAGCAGCATCTGGTGCGCGTTCGGGCCGGAGGTGACAGCGTCGACACCGTCGCCGAAGTTCACCTTGCCGGTGAAGGCGTTGACGAAGTAGAAGATGCCCGGGGCGAGGGTGTGCACGAACTCGACGGGGGCGGCGAACTCGGTCTCCATCTGGAAGATGCCGCCCTGCGCGCCATCCTTCGCCTGGATCTTGTACTTGCCGGCCGCGGTGGTGAACGTCACGACGAGCGTGTCGTCCTGCACCTGCAGTTCCTTGATGGTCGCGCCCGCCAACTGGGCGGAGGAGAGCGTGGGAACCTTGGAGGCGAAGATCGTGGTCGGCTTCGTGACCATCCGCTGGGCATCCGGAGCGCCGGTCAGCGTGTAGTTGTAGACGCCGAGGTTGGCGACCCGGATGTCGAAGCCGACGTTGATGCCGCGCACGGCGACCGTCGCACCGGGCTTCAGATCCTTCAGCTTGACGTCTTTGCCGGGAGCCGGGTTGTAGGTGGTGCCGGCGACGGTGACCGCGAAGTCACCGCCGTTCGCGCTCGTCTTGGCCTGGGCGGGAGCGGCGAACGCGAGAGACGAGGCGAGCACGGCGGCCGCGACGATCGCCGCCCTGCCGATGGTGCGCCTGGTGCGGGTGGGAGCCATGGGAGGGGCCTTTCGATCGGGGAGGGTGCGGAGGTGTGCTGTCCTCCGACTCTCCCCGTTCCCACCGGTGCCGGCAATCAGACCATGGTCGTAGTACCTCGCGCGGGGGCGACCCGACAGGGCTTCGGATGCCCGGGGTCGGGCGGCCCCGGGCATCCACCGACCGCGGCTCAGAGCTTCGCGACCCGACCCGACGGGAGCAGCAGGGCGACCAGAGTCGCCGCAGCGAGGGCTGCACCGCCGACGAACACCGCGGGGATCGCCGCGTCGACGTATCCGGTCGGGGTGAGCTGGCCGCCCGCGCCCGTGAAGACGGCGGTCAGCACGGCGATTCCGAGCGCCACGCCGATCTCCCGGAGGGTCGAGTTGGTGCCGGACGCCTTGGCCTGGTCGGCCGGGGCCATGTTGATGAGAACGGCCGACGATGACGGGGCGAAGACGAGCCCCATACCGATCCCGGTGAGCAGGAACGGCCCGACCATCGAGGCGTAGCTCGCATAGGCCGACAGGATGCTCGCAAGCCAGAGAATGCCGGCCGCCTGCAGCGCGAGCCCTGCCACGATCGGCGCACGGGTGCCGATGCGCGGGGTGATCAGGCCGGTGAGGGGGGCGACGACGAGGGGCGCCATCGTCCACGGCATGGTCATCAGGCCGGCTTCGAGCGGGCTGTGTCCCTGCACGATCTGCAGGAACTGGATGAGGATGAACACCGATCCGAAGATGCCGAAACTGAAGACCACGCCGACGATGTTCGCGACGCTGAAGCTGCGGTCGCGGAACAGGCGGAGCGGCAGCAGGGGAGCGGATGTGCGGGACTCCCACACGATGAACGCCGCGAGCAGCACGGCACCGAGCGCGAGCGACCCGACCACCTCGAGGCTCGACCAGCCCGCGTCGTTGCCGCGCACGATCCCGTAGACGATTCCGAGCACGCCGAGCCCGACGAGCGCGAGCCCCAGCACGTCGGCGCGGAGGCGCGCCCCGAAGGTGTTCGGCAGTGCCAGCAGCGCCAGCGGCACCGAGATGATGCCGATCGGAACGTTCAGCCAGAAGATCGCCTCCCAGTTGAACCCTTCGATGACGGCGCCACCGATCAGGGGGCCGAGTGCGACCCCGAGGCCGGAGACTCCACCCCAGATGCCGATCGCGAGCGGGCGGAGCCGCGTGCTGACCGACCCGACGAGCAGCGTGAGCGAGAGGGGCATGAGCGCCGCCGCGCCGACGCCCTGGAACGCGCGGCCGACGATGAGCATCCACGGATCGGTGCTGAGCGCTGAGAACGCACTCGCCGCGGTGAAGAGTGCGATGCCGAAGACGAACACCGACCGGCGGCCGAGCCGGTCGCCGAGGGCCACAGCCATCAGCATGAAGGTGGCGAACGAGAGGGTGTAGGCGTTGACGAACCACTGCAGTTCGCCGATCGAGGCGTTGAGGTCGGTGCGGATGACCGGCAGGGCGCTCGTCATGATGAGGTTGTCGAGCGTCGCCATGAACATCGGCAACGAGGCCGCGACGACCGCGAGCCAGATCGGGATGCGGCGGCGGGTGGTCGGCTGTGCGCCGAGGGGCGTGTCGGGGCGGGGTGCGGGGAGGGTCTGGGTTGTCATTGCCGGGCTCGATTCCGGTGGGAGGTGTGGGCGGGGGAGGTTAACTTATCGATCGATTACTTCGAAACTTTAGCTATCGACTGATAACATGTCAAACATGAATGTTGCAGTCACCGGAGCCGGGCATCCACCGCTCACCCGCATGCGGGGCGAAGACCGGCGGGAATCGATCCTGCAGGCGGCGATGCAGGTGTTCGGGGACCACGGCTACGTCGGGTCGACCACGGCGCAGATCGCCCGCGCGGCCGGTGTGAGCCAGCCCTACGTGGTGCAGACGTTCGGCACGAAGGAGGGGCTCTTCCTGGCGGTGATCGACCGGGCGCTCGACCGGCTGCTCGCAGCTTTCGTCGAGGTGGTGGAGTCGTCGGCTACCGTGTCGGCCGGCGCTGACGGTGCTTCGTCAGCTGACGGCGCGGCGCCCGAGGACGGCATGACGCTCGCCGGCCGGCTCGGCAGCGCGTACATCGACCAACTGAACGACCACGGCCTGCTGCTCTCGCTGATGCACGCCTTCGTGCTCGGAAAGGATCCGGTGATCGGCCCGGTCGGTCGCGCCGGGTTCATGAAGGTCTATCGGTACCTCAGGGATGCGGCAGGATTCAGCCCCGAAGAGGTGCGGATGTTCCTCGCTGAGGGCATGCTGATCAACACGATGGTCGGGCTCAGGATGACCGACGACATCGACTCGGATCCCGACGTGCGGCAACTCCTCGAGTGCTCGTTCGAGGGCAAGCTCGAGCAGGTGCGGGCGCTCTCCGGGGCGTAGGCGGGCCCGGTTTCGGGTGCGGCTTCGGGTGCGGGTGCGGATGTGCGCGGCTTATGAGTCGCCGGTGAGAGCGCTGCGCGCGCTGTCGGCCTGGCGCGACCCTGTCTAGGGTCGGATCAGGGCCGCTCGCGCTCCCGACGGCGGCCCGACTGGAGGAGAACCGATGCTCATCGCCACATGGATGCTGACCGCCCTGCTCTCGCGAGCCGCCTCAGGTGCTGAAGGCGGCGCCGATGCTGGCGCGGGTTCTGCTGCGGTGATCGTGACCCTCATCGCGCTCACCGTCGGCGCTGCACTCGCAGCGGTGGGCGCAGTGGTCGCGGTCGCCGTCTCCGTCGCGGCGGTTGCTGGTCGGTCTGCTGACGCGGCTGCGGTCAGTGCCGCTTCCCCGGCCTCTGGGCGCGCCGCCCTGGCCGCGATCGGCGTCGCCACCACCACCGTGGCCGGCGCCGCCACCGGTTCCGCGGCTGGTTCCGCCATCCCTGTCGGCCCCGCCATCCCCGCCACCGAGGCCGGCCCCGCGGCTGGTTCCGCCATGCTTGTCGGCTCCGCTGCCACCCCTGCCACCGCGGCCGGCCCCGCCACCCTCCCTGCTGCCGAGCCGCCACGCGTCGACATCGAAATGGTTATCGCCGCCATGGAACTGGCGTTCGCCAGCGAACCGAGCGTGAAGCCCGCCCATCTGGTTGCGTAGGCGACTGAGCAGCGACCGCACGGCGCGATACAGCGTCACCGACTACTTCCTCGACCGTCCCTCCGAACCCGGCGCCCGCCGCAGCAGCCAACGCCACCCCGC
Above is a genomic segment from Subtercola boreus containing:
- a CDS encoding response regulator transcription factor, with translation MTDIRLLLVDDQALLRLGFRMVLEAEPGFVVVGEASDGASGVREATALRPDVILMDVRMPGMNGIEATRAIVREVPESRVLILTTFDLDEYAFEALRAGASGFLLKDARPAELVAAINAVASGDAAVSPRVTRQLLELFGRDLPGAGAGAGAGAGGGAGTAAIGGAGGATGAERREGAPGHPETDGTVQAGRHASRIAALTEREREVLVAIAEGLTNTEIAGRLVVSESTVKSHVGRVLTKLQARDRVQAVILAYEAGLVGPLER
- a CDS encoding ABC transporter permease — translated: MSATITKRSTALPTSPIRLTAGGIIRSEWIKLRSLRSTIWAYAVILVLQIAIGLLVISFTVSNIDSPRGEAILQSPELATAGATAGVVFAQLVVSVLGVLVISGEYSTGQIRSSFAAVPKRLPVLWAKLAVFGVVTFVVSLVGILLAYGVTYPILANAGHSSNLFDSAVFLPIIGAAGYLALIGMLALGLGAILRSTAGGIAASLGLLLVVPVIFSLIPVDWAHSISDWLPGSVGPAIYQMSATFEWWQALLIMIGWIAVVFAAAATLMRRRDA
- a CDS encoding ATP-dependent DNA ligase, coding for MGILLYGNPSIEIDFDDRALTHLQIVITAKLRRRESFVFSWTDSPGAGSGRSSIWVDPSSTLYYRFYGSRIPSINRVWIERLMASANSGGGLYFTPEPPEGRS
- a CDS encoding TetR/AcrR family transcriptional regulator yields the protein MNVAVTGAGHPPLTRMRGEDRRESILQAAMQVFGDHGYVGSTTAQIARAAGVSQPYVVQTFGTKEGLFLAVIDRALDRLLAAFVEVVESSATVSAGADGASSADGAAPEDGMTLAGRLGSAYIDQLNDHGLLLSLMHAFVLGKDPVIGPVGRAGFMKVYRYLRDAAGFSPEEVRMFLAEGMLINTMVGLRMTDDIDSDPDVRQLLECSFEGKLEQVRALSGA
- the pip gene encoding prolyl aminopeptidase, with translation MAALRTLYPEIEPDEIGFLPVGDDQELYWETSGNPDGKPVVFLHGGPGGGTSPAHRRLFDPAKYRIVLFDQRGCGQSIPHASTSPDHLASNTTWHLVEDIEKLRSHLGIDRWMVFGGSWGSTLGLAYAQTHPERVTELVLRGIFTLRKLELDWFYEGGARMIVPDLWEQFVAPVAASPLVPDDRGHLIRAYHRLLNDPDPRVHVPAAVAWSTWEASTITLLPRAELVARFAEPSYALAFARIENHYFLNGGWLDEGQLIADAGRLAGIPGAIIQGRYDLCTPAVTAWDLHEAWPEASFTLVPDAGHAFDEPGILDALLEATDRFAA
- a CDS encoding sensor histidine kinase translates to MTPDERPVTPPRTATVAGRSSVGQGAVPVARGAAGPGAPAAAPDARMSDLALPKPPGVFRSFFARHAWIVDGSIVVVYGLPTILFLGVSLAMGRDDWSRDPLRAGAAIAGSLIVLVALYLRRRHPFVLVIATGVGILLVAPSFEGLAQIPSVVALYGVAVYVSSRSALVAFAGLAAVRILADLIARGGDLGQVLVMSTASIFLMLIATLIGINVGNRKRYVEALLDRAAQLGRERDQQALLSSASERARIAREMHDIVAHSLTVMVALADGADRTVGHDPGRAQEAIRQVAETGRVALADMRVVLGVLAEPLAPAQEPAREPAPEPVPEPVQGTQSAPSGASLEQFASPRGRATAGADASPSLTPQPGHDDLDALIASYRSAGMVVVYTVTGAINPDPGIQLAVFRIVQEALTNSLRYAPDPKHVTVAVVFSGDGIAVTVSDQGQSQVAAPSIGTGHGIVGMRERAHGYGGTLEAGPTTAGGWQVRARIPQPAKPAGDAEDTEDA
- a CDS encoding MFS transporter, encoding MTTQTLPAPRPDTPLGAQPTTRRRIPIWLAVVAASLPMFMATLDNLIMTSALPVIRTDLNASIGELQWFVNAYTLSFATFMLMAVALGDRLGRRSVFVFGIALFTAASAFSALSTDPWMLIVGRAFQGVGAAALMPLSLTLLVGSVSTRLRPLAIGIWGGVSGLGVALGPLIGGAVIEGFNWEAIFWLNVPIGIISVPLALLALPNTFGARLRADVLGLALVGLGVLGIVYGIVRGNDAGWSSLEVVGSLALGAVLLAAFIVWESRTSAPLLPLRLFRDRSFSVANIVGVVFSFGIFGSVFILIQFLQIVQGHSPLEAGLMTMPWTMAPLVVAPLTGLITPRIGTRAPIVAGLALQAAGILWLASILSAYASYASMVGPFLLTGIGMGLVFAPSSSAVLINMAPADQAKASGTNSTLREIGVALGIAVLTAVFTGAGGQLTPTGYVDAAIPAVFVGGAALAAATLVALLLPSGRVAKL